The following are from one region of the Paenibacillus sabinae T27 genome:
- the lepB gene encoding signal peptidase I, whose protein sequence is MQQDVHQGQDEAENQAGQAPPKQKNEVLEWVKAIAIALILVILIRWLLFKPFIVDGPSMQPNFHTGERVIVNEILYDIRSPQRGEVIVFHVPSEGRDFIKRVIAVAGDTVKVEGDVVTVNGQKVNETYIQKAIDQKHANNQLYNDKNFPNEDFKDGKVPEGHVFVMGDNRSDSTDSRMIGYVPLGDIVGRADVIFWPVSDMEWIKH, encoded by the coding sequence ATGCAGCAGGATGTGCATCAGGGGCAAGACGAAGCTGAGAATCAGGCCGGGCAGGCTCCGCCCAAGCAAAAGAATGAAGTATTGGAATGGGTAAAAGCGATTGCAATCGCTTTGATCCTCGTTATTCTGATTCGCTGGCTGTTGTTCAAGCCGTTTATTGTGGACGGACCTTCTATGCAGCCGAACTTCCATACTGGAGAACGAGTCATCGTTAATGAAATTTTGTATGATATCCGGTCTCCGCAGCGCGGTGAAGTGATCGTCTTTCATGTGCCCTCCGAAGGCAGGGATTTTATCAAACGGGTGATCGCCGTTGCGGGAGATACCGTGAAGGTTGAAGGCGACGTGGTAACGGTGAACGGCCAAAAGGTGAACGAAACCTACATTCAAAAAGCGATTGATCAGAAGCATGCCAACAATCAGCTGTACAATGACAAGAATTTTCCCAACGAGGACTTTAAGGACGGCAAAGTACCTGAAGGACATGTATTCGTCATGGGCGATAACCGTTCGGACAGTACGGACAGCCGGATGATCGGCTATGTGCCGCTGGGTGATATTGTGGGCCGGGCGGATGTCATTTTCTGGCCGGTGTCCGATATGGAATGGATCAAGCATTAG
- the ffh gene encoding signal recognition particle protein has protein sequence MAFEGLTGRLQSVFSKLRGKGKVSEDDVNEAMREVRLALLEADVNFKVVKDFVAKVKEKSIGKEVMDSFTPGMVIIDIVNKELTELMGGTQAKLAKANKPPTVIMMAGLQGAGKTTTSGKLAKLLQKGNHRPLLVAGDIYRPAAIKQLEVLGEQIKVPVFSLGDKVSPVEIAKQGLQHAKDNNLDYVIIDTAGRLHVDEELMEELKQIHATVKPDEVLLVVDAMTGQDAVNVADSFNKQLELSGVVLTKLDGDTRGGAALSVKAVTGCPIKFAALGEKIDALEPFHPERMASRILGMGDMLSLIEKAQANIDADKAKEMERKMRNAEFTFDDFLEQMEQVKKLGPIDQILDMLPGMNKAKGMKDLKVDDKQMGRVEAIVKSMTKQEKSQPEIINHNRRKRIAAGSGTSLAEVNRLIKQFDDMRRMMKQFSGMMGGMGGGKNAKKNAMKQLKALGGKGMKFPFR, from the coding sequence ATGGCATTTGAAGGATTAACCGGAAGACTGCAGAGTGTGTTCAGCAAGCTGCGCGGCAAAGGCAAAGTGTCCGAAGATGACGTAAACGAGGCAATGCGCGAGGTTCGGCTTGCGCTGCTGGAAGCGGACGTTAACTTCAAGGTCGTCAAAGACTTTGTTGCGAAGGTCAAGGAGAAATCCATCGGTAAGGAAGTTATGGACAGTTTCACGCCGGGCATGGTCATCATCGACATCGTCAATAAGGAATTGACGGAATTGATGGGCGGCACCCAGGCGAAGCTGGCCAAGGCGAACAAGCCGCCGACCGTCATTATGATGGCGGGCCTTCAGGGCGCCGGTAAGACGACGACCTCCGGCAAGCTGGCGAAGTTGCTGCAGAAGGGGAATCACCGCCCATTGCTTGTGGCCGGTGACATTTACCGCCCTGCAGCCATCAAGCAGCTTGAGGTGCTTGGCGAGCAGATCAAGGTGCCGGTGTTCTCACTGGGCGACAAGGTGAGCCCGGTGGAAATCGCCAAGCAGGGCCTGCAGCACGCCAAGGACAACAATCTCGATTACGTTATTATCGATACCGCCGGCCGCCTGCATGTCGATGAAGAGCTCATGGAAGAGCTGAAGCAGATTCACGCTACTGTGAAGCCGGACGAAGTGCTGCTGGTTGTCGACGCTATGACCGGCCAGGATGCCGTAAACGTGGCTGACAGCTTCAACAAGCAGCTTGAGCTGTCCGGCGTCGTGCTGACGAAGCTCGACGGCGATACGCGCGGCGGTGCCGCCCTGTCCGTCAAGGCTGTAACCGGCTGCCCGATCAAGTTCGCCGCTCTCGGTGAGAAGATCGACGCGCTGGAGCCGTTCCATCCGGAGCGGATGGCGTCGCGGATTCTCGGTATGGGCGATATGCTGTCGTTGATCGAGAAAGCTCAGGCTAACATCGACGCCGACAAAGCGAAGGAAATGGAACGTAAGATGCGTAACGCAGAGTTTACGTTCGACGATTTCCTGGAGCAAATGGAGCAGGTCAAGAAGCTTGGCCCGATCGATCAGATCCTCGATATGCTCCCGGGCATGAACAAGGCCAAGGGCATGAAGGATTTGAAGGTCGACGACAAGCAGATGGGCCGCGTCGAAGCGATCGTCAAATCAATGACCAAGCAGGAGAAGAGCCAGCCCGAGATCATCAACCACAACCGCCGCAAGCGGATCGCCGCCGGCAGCGGCACCTCGCTCGCCGAGGTGAACCGGCTCATCAAGCAGTTCGATGATATGCGCCGGATGATGAAGCAGTTCTCAGGTATGATGGGCGGAATGGGCGGAGGCAAAAATGCCAAAAAGAACGCCATGAAGCAGCTCAAAGCGCTGGGCGGTAAAGGAATGAAGTTCCCATTCCGTTAA
- a CDS encoding KH domain-containing protein has protein sequence MEELVAVIAKALVDHPEDVTVRTVEKDHLIVYELSVHPNDVGKVIGKQGRIAKALRTVVTSAAVKSDKRVTVDILS, from the coding sequence ATGGAAGAATTAGTTGCAGTTATTGCTAAGGCTTTAGTGGATCATCCGGAAGATGTAACAGTGCGGACCGTGGAGAAGGATCATCTGATTGTCTATGAATTGTCCGTTCATCCTAATGATGTGGGCAAGGTGATCGGCAAGCAGGGACGGATCGCCAAAGCGCTTCGGACAGTCGTTACATCGGCAGCAGTCAAGAGCGATAAGCGCGTCACCGTGGATATTTTATCCTGA
- the rplS gene encoding 50S ribosomal protein L19 — MNILQEITQEQLRKDIPSFRPGDTLKVHVKVIEGTRERIQLFEGVVIKRRGGGISATFTVRKISYGVGVERTFPINSPKIDKIEVIRYGKVRRAKLYYLRELRGKAARIKEIRR; from the coding sequence ATGAATATTTTACAAGAAATTACACAAGAACAGCTCCGCAAGGATATCCCGAGCTTTCGCCCTGGCGACACTTTGAAAGTGCACGTTAAGGTTATCGAGGGAACCCGCGAACGTATCCAGCTGTTCGAAGGCGTTGTAATCAAACGCCGCGGTGGCGGAATCAGTGCGACTTTTACGGTTCGTAAAATTTCTTACGGCGTTGGCGTGGAAAGAACATTCCCGATCAACTCGCCTAAGATTGACAAAATCGAAGTAATTCGCTATGGTAAAGTTCGTCGCGCCAAGCTGTACTACCTGCGTGAACTGCGCGGTAAAGCTGCAAGAATTAAAGAGATCCGTCGCTAA
- a CDS encoding putative DNA-binding protein: MSEGNRLEKTNRINILFAFYESLLTDKQQMFLKYYFHDDFSLGEIAAEFDISRQAVYEHIKRAEQVLENYENKLGLVAKHESRTRYLEELRSLPKDVGLPEPYKRRFTDIVDSLEKLE, from the coding sequence ATGAGTGAGGGTAACCGGCTAGAGAAAACCAACCGAATTAACATACTATTCGCATTCTACGAATCTCTGCTTACCGACAAGCAGCAGATGTTTCTGAAATATTACTTTCACGACGATTTCTCGCTGGGAGAAATCGCCGCCGAATTCGATATCAGCCGTCAGGCCGTGTATGAGCATATCAAGCGCGCCGAGCAGGTGCTGGAGAACTATGAGAATAAGCTGGGACTGGTGGCGAAGCATGAAAGCCGCACCCGGTATTTGGAAGAATTGCGCAGCCTGCCGAAGGACGTAGGGCTGCCTGAGCCGTACAAGCGGCGCTTTACGGATATTGTGGATTCTTTGGAGAAGCTGGAGTAG
- a CDS encoding acyltransferase family protein yields the protein MNNLNYKAISKYRTELMGIAILWIVFFHSTINVSSVPILNTIKATGYGGVDIFLMLSGLGLYFAWQKDSNVTTFYKRRLLRILPTYLTVVFIICFFEWYKGEMSLKDAVLNLTTLSFWLNSEKKFDWYVPAILVLYFLTPFFMSFFKSKNKYIILSAVVIGALLLSVAITPTPLSYLLIFTIRIPVFFTGFLVGYWIEIHKKTTVAHVIINLAAAIFGLTSLLISLKYLPDEYLWNYGIWWYPFILMTLPLCLFLAAFLQFISKRGVKKFIFLTFCGTHSLEIYLIHERILHLTAKISKSLDFLTYNLICIVITLLLAVLLKKVIAGATSRFT from the coding sequence ATGAACAACCTTAATTACAAGGCAATTAGCAAGTACCGAACGGAGCTTATGGGGATCGCGATATTATGGATTGTATTTTTTCATTCTACGATTAACGTCTCGTCTGTTCCAATTCTCAATACAATTAAAGCAACCGGTTATGGGGGAGTGGATATTTTTTTAATGCTATCGGGTTTGGGGTTGTATTTTGCATGGCAGAAAGATAGTAACGTAACTACATTTTATAAGCGAAGACTACTGAGGATTCTTCCCACCTATCTTACCGTTGTGTTTATCATTTGTTTTTTTGAATGGTATAAAGGTGAAATGTCGTTAAAAGATGCAGTTTTAAATTTGACGACGCTAAGCTTTTGGTTAAATTCAGAAAAGAAATTTGATTGGTATGTTCCTGCGATTTTGGTTTTATATTTCCTGACACCCTTTTTTATGAGCTTCTTTAAGTCGAAAAACAAGTATATTATACTTTCTGCGGTAGTTATTGGTGCATTACTGTTATCCGTTGCCATTACTCCAACCCCATTATCGTATTTGCTTATTTTCACGATCAGAATTCCTGTTTTCTTCACTGGGTTTCTTGTCGGGTATTGGATTGAAATCCACAAAAAAACAACTGTGGCACATGTAATCATTAACTTAGCGGCAGCCATTTTCGGATTGACCTCTTTACTTATCAGTCTGAAATACTTACCTGACGAATACTTATGGAATTATGGAATATGGTGGTACCCTTTTATTTTAATGACGCTGCCTTTGTGTTTGTTTCTTGCTGCTTTTTTACAATTTATTTCAAAGCGTGGCGTTAAAAAGTTTATCTTCTTGACCTTCTGCGGCACACACAGTCTTGAAATCTATTTGATTCATGAACGGATTTTGCATCTCACAGCTAAAATAAGCAAAAGTCTGGATTTCCTTACGTATAATCTAATCTGCATTGTCATTACTCTATTATTAGCGGTTCTTCTAAAAAAGGTAATAGCCGGTGCTACCTCAAGATTCACCTAA
- a CDS encoding DUF4097 family beta strand repeat-containing protein, protein MARKFGKMAAAGALTAILLAGCTDLPGKTSGGTDNSLETSIDTIGETVQQEAGKAADTARQAVETAASDAADRIKSGSIVKELTFIRAAGNADTLRLDHSVGEIEVKSGSGNDVKVTATIRSYGKLFRKADRQQILDNAELSIQEKGGELRLSTVSKEAPSTDLWTWAEKTFGFADFSISYVIEAPKSLSRYDITDDVGKIKLRGLTGTYKISGDVGGIEIEDAHITGKSTVSTDTGSISLDLSALDGDLTVTTDVGSISAALDQSVKCTLEANSELGRISGAPSGKSDVNGGGPLLSLSSSVGSINVTK, encoded by the coding sequence ATGGCAAGAAAATTCGGAAAAATGGCGGCAGCTGGGGCTCTAACGGCCATACTGCTGGCGGGATGTACCGATCTGCCCGGCAAAACGTCTGGCGGAACGGACAACAGTTTGGAGACTTCCATAGATACGATCGGCGAAACCGTCCAACAGGAAGCGGGCAAGGCGGCGGATACCGCCCGGCAAGCCGTAGAGACAGCAGCCAGCGATGCGGCGGATCGGATCAAATCCGGAAGCATCGTCAAGGAATTAACGTTTATCCGGGCAGCCGGAAACGCCGATACGCTCCGTCTTGATCATTCGGTGGGCGAAATTGAAGTGAAATCCGGATCAGGGAATGACGTGAAAGTAACCGCAACGATACGCTCCTACGGCAAACTGTTCCGCAAGGCGGACCGGCAGCAGATCCTGGACAATGCTGAACTCTCCATTCAGGAAAAAGGCGGCGAGCTGCGGCTATCCACCGTTTCCAAAGAAGCACCCTCTACCGATTTATGGACCTGGGCCGAGAAAACCTTCGGCTTCGCCGACTTCAGCATCTCCTACGTTATTGAAGCTCCCAAGAGCTTAAGCCGGTATGATATTACGGACGATGTCGGAAAAATCAAACTGCGCGGTTTAACCGGCACTTACAAGATATCCGGCGATGTTGGAGGGATCGAAATTGAGGATGCGCATATTACAGGGAAATCCACTGTGAGTACAGATACCGGCAGTATCTCGCTGGATCTTAGCGCCCTGGACGGCGATCTTACTGTTACAACCGATGTTGGCAGCATTAGCGCGGCCCTGGATCAGTCGGTGAAATGCACCCTTGAGGCGAACAGTGAACTCGGCCGAATCTCCGGCGCGCCATCCGGAAAAAGCGACGTCAACGGCGGCGGACCTCTCCTCTCACTGTCCTCCTCCGTCGGCTCAATCAATGTAACGAAGTAA
- the rimM gene encoding ribosome maturation factor RimM (Essential for efficient processing of 16S rRNA) has protein sequence MTESLLTVGKLVNTHGIRGEIKVLSRTDFPEVRFAPGSKLLIIPEDGKGRIEVIVEAAREHKGMYIVKLKGYSDINEVEKYKGSLIKVTEGARVELPENEYYFHDIIGCEVFTEEEGNAPLGVITEILTPGANDVWVVKRPKGQDILIPVIDEVVLDVDVPNKRVKIQLMEGLLS, from the coding sequence ATGACGGAATCATTGTTAACGGTAGGCAAGCTGGTCAATACCCACGGCATTCGCGGGGAGATCAAAGTGTTGTCCCGTACCGATTTTCCCGAGGTGAGATTTGCGCCGGGCAGCAAGCTGCTCATTATACCGGAAGATGGAAAAGGGCGGATCGAGGTCATCGTGGAGGCGGCCCGCGAGCATAAGGGAATGTATATCGTGAAGCTGAAGGGCTATAGCGACATTAACGAGGTCGAAAAATACAAAGGCAGTCTGATCAAAGTGACAGAGGGCGCTCGGGTAGAACTGCCGGAGAACGAATACTATTTTCACGATATTATTGGCTGTGAGGTCTTTACGGAGGAAGAAGGGAACGCGCCGCTTGGTGTCATTACCGAAATTTTGACGCCCGGGGCCAATGATGTCTGGGTGGTTAAGCGCCCGAAAGGCCAGGATATTCTGATTCCGGTAATTGACGAGGTGGTGCTTGACGTCGATGTGCCGAACAAACGGGTCAAGATTCAGCTGATGGAAGGACTGCTGTCATGA
- the rpsP gene encoding 30S ribosomal protein S16 has product MAVRIRLKRMGAHKAPFYRVVVSDSRSPRDGRFIEEIGYYNPVAQPAVVNIDEEKALKWLQTGAQASDTVRNLLSKAGVLKKFHESKLQK; this is encoded by the coding sequence GTGGCAGTACGTATTCGTCTGAAACGTATGGGTGCTCATAAAGCGCCTTTCTATCGTGTAGTGGTTTCCGATTCCCGGTCTCCTCGTGACGGTCGTTTTATCGAGGAAATTGGTTACTATAACCCGGTTGCACAACCGGCAGTAGTGAACATCGATGAGGAAAAAGCGCTCAAGTGGCTTCAAACCGGTGCGCAAGCATCCGACACCGTTCGCAACTTGCTGAGCAAAGCGGGTGTGTTGAAGAAGTTCCATGAGTCTAAGCTGCAGAAATAA
- the trmD gene encoding tRNA (guanosine(37)-N1)-methyltransferase TrmD, with product MRVDVLTLFPEMCEGVFGTSILGKAREKGIAKLSAVNFRDFANNKHNSVDDTPYGGGGGMVLKPEPIFAAVEHLLDNLKEENAKPRIILMCPQGQTFDQRIAEELAREKHLIFICGHYEGYDERIREHLVTDELSIGDYVLTGGELPALTVIDAVVRLQPGALGNESSAVTDSFSTGLLEYPHYTRPAEFRGWKVPDMLLSGHHANIEEWRKEQALKRTLERRPDLLEKLELTPKDLKLLERLKAENKEACGGSCSSEEKASF from the coding sequence ATCCGAGTTGATGTGCTGACGCTTTTTCCGGAAATGTGTGAAGGCGTGTTCGGGACGAGCATTCTGGGGAAGGCGCGGGAAAAAGGCATCGCCAAGCTGAGCGCGGTGAACTTCCGCGATTTTGCGAACAACAAGCATAACAGCGTTGACGATACCCCTTATGGCGGAGGAGGGGGGATGGTGCTCAAGCCCGAGCCGATTTTTGCTGCGGTGGAGCATCTTCTGGATAATCTGAAGGAGGAGAACGCCAAACCGCGGATTATTCTCATGTGCCCGCAAGGCCAAACCTTCGATCAGCGAATTGCCGAGGAGCTGGCCAGGGAGAAGCATCTCATTTTTATTTGCGGACACTACGAGGGGTATGACGAGCGCATCCGGGAGCATCTCGTTACCGATGAACTGTCGATCGGCGATTACGTGCTGACCGGCGGGGAGCTGCCCGCCCTCACGGTTATTGATGCGGTTGTCCGTCTGCAGCCGGGGGCGCTGGGAAATGAATCCTCTGCTGTGACCGATTCGTTCAGCACGGGGCTGCTGGAATATCCGCATTATACACGGCCTGCCGAGTTCCGGGGCTGGAAGGTGCCGGATATGCTGTTGAGCGGCCATCATGCCAATATCGAGGAGTGGCGGAAGGAGCAAGCGCTGAAGCGGACGCTGGAGCGTAGGCCCGACCTGCTGGAAAAGCTGGAGCTTACACCGAAAGACCTTAAGCTGCTGGAGCGGTTGAAGGCGGAGAACAAAGAAGCTTGCGGCGGCAGCTGCAGCAGTGAAGAAAAGGCGTCTTTTTAA
- the trhA gene encoding PAQR family membrane homeostasis protein TrhA, with protein MANTYTYSRREEVANAITHGIGAILSVAALVLLIVFSSLRGTAWHVVSFSIYGTTMLLLYLNSTIVHSLKEGKVKDLFEFFDHSSIYLFIAGTYTPFLLVALRGTLGWSLFGVIWGIAFFGVLFKAFFTKKFLFMSTIFYIAMGWLIVIAWAPLTAAVADGGMALLMAGGILYTLGTIFYVWRGFPFHHAVWHVFVLLGSVTHFFAVLLYLLPIR; from the coding sequence ATGGCGAATACGTACACTTACAGCCGGAGGGAAGAGGTTGCGAACGCTATAACGCACGGTATCGGAGCTATTCTTAGTGTGGCCGCGCTTGTCCTGCTCATTGTTTTTTCCAGCTTGAGGGGCACAGCCTGGCATGTTGTCAGCTTCTCCATCTATGGAACGACAATGCTGCTGCTTTATCTGAACTCGACGATTGTACATAGTCTGAAGGAGGGGAAGGTAAAGGATCTGTTCGAGTTCTTCGACCATTCCTCCATTTATCTGTTCATCGCAGGCACCTACACGCCATTTCTGCTGGTCGCACTTCGCGGTACGCTCGGCTGGAGCTTGTTCGGCGTCATTTGGGGCATCGCCTTCTTCGGGGTGTTGTTCAAAGCCTTCTTCACGAAAAAGTTTTTGTTCATGTCGACGATTTTTTATATCGCTATGGGCTGGCTGATCGTGATCGCCTGGGCCCCGCTAACGGCGGCCGTGGCAGACGGCGGAATGGCGCTGCTGATGGCGGGCGGCATTTTGTACACGCTGGGAACCATCTTTTATGTCTGGCGCGGCTTCCCTTTCCACCATGCCGTCTGGCATGTGTTCGTGCTGCTGGGCAGTGTGACGCACTTTTTTGCAGTGCTGCTGTACCTGCTGCCCATTCGCTGA